From Cronobacter turicensis z3032, the proteins below share one genomic window:
- the yggE gene encoding Uncharacterized protein yggE produces the protein MKFKVMALAAMIGFGVTSVQANELPNGPHIVTSGTASVDAVPDIATLSIEVNVSAKDAASAKKQADDRVAQYLTYLQNNGVEKKDVNAANLRTQPEYEYLKDGKTQLKGYRAVRTVDVTLRKLDKLNELLDGALKAGLNEIRSVSLGVAHPDEYKDKARKAAIDDAVRQAQQLASGFNSKLGPVYSVRYHVSNYQPTPVMRMMKAEAAAPASAQDTYDQQTIQFDDQVDVVFELQPSQAQNGTANPGTAPAATNAPSQQQ, from the coding sequence GTGAAGTTTAAAGTGATGGCCCTTGCGGCAATGATTGGTTTTGGCGTGACGTCCGTTCAGGCGAATGAACTGCCCAACGGCCCGCATATTGTCACCTCCGGCACGGCGAGCGTGGATGCGGTACCGGATATCGCGACGCTGTCTATTGAGGTCAACGTCTCTGCGAAAGACGCGGCATCCGCGAAAAAACAGGCGGACGATCGCGTGGCGCAGTATCTGACTTACCTGCAGAACAACGGCGTCGAGAAAAAAGACGTGAACGCCGCCAACCTGCGTACCCAGCCGGAATATGAGTATCTCAAGGATGGCAAAACCCAGCTGAAGGGGTATCGCGCGGTACGCACCGTTGACGTGACGTTGCGCAAACTCGATAAACTGAACGAGCTGCTGGATGGCGCGCTGAAAGCGGGCCTCAATGAAATCCGCTCGGTTTCCCTGGGCGTGGCGCATCCGGATGAATATAAAGATAAAGCGCGCAAAGCGGCTATTGACGACGCGGTGCGTCAGGCGCAGCAACTGGCGAGCGGCTTTAATAGCAAGCTTGGTCCGGTTTACAGCGTGCGCTACCACGTTTCTAACTACCAGCCGACCCCGGTGATGCGCATGATGAAAGCCGAAGCGGCGGCGCCGGCCTCCGCGCAGGACACTTACGATCAGCAGACTATCCAGTTTGACGATCAGGTGGATGTGGTGTTTGAACTCCAGCCTTCTCAGGCGCAGAACGGTACGGCGAACCCGGGTACCGCGCCTGCGGCGACCAACGCGCCATCACAGCAGCAGTAA
- the argO gene encoding Arginine exporter protein argO codes for MTLGKRNVLSFYFQGLALGSAMILPLGPQNAFVLNQGIRRQYHLMIASLCALSDIVLICAGIFGGSAILMQSPWLLALVTWGGVAFLLWYGFGALKTALAGNPELASAEILNQGRLRIITTMLAVTWLNPHVYLDTFVVLGSLGGQLDAIPKRAFALGTISASVIWFFSLALLAAWLAPRLRTARAQRTINLLVGLVMWIIAFQLAREGIHHLSALGL; via the coding sequence ATAACGCTTGGGAAACGCAACGTGTTAAGCTTTTATTTTCAGGGGCTTGCCCTGGGATCGGCGATGATTTTACCGCTTGGCCCGCAAAACGCTTTTGTCCTGAACCAGGGCATTCGCCGCCAGTATCATCTGATGATCGCCTCGCTCTGCGCGTTGAGCGATATCGTATTAATCTGCGCCGGAATTTTCGGCGGCAGCGCTATCCTGATGCAGTCGCCGTGGCTGCTGGCGCTGGTGACGTGGGGCGGCGTGGCGTTTTTACTATGGTACGGTTTCGGGGCGCTGAAAACCGCGTTGGCGGGCAACCCGGAGCTGGCATCAGCGGAAATTCTCAACCAGGGCAGGCTGCGTATTATCACCACGATGCTCGCGGTGACCTGGCTTAATCCGCATGTTTATCTCGACACCTTTGTGGTGCTCGGCAGCCTTGGCGGACAGCTTGACGCCATTCCGAAACGCGCCTTTGCGCTCGGCACCATCAGCGCGTCGGTTATCTGGTTTTTCAGCCTTGCGCTGCTTGCCGCCTGGCTTGCGCCGCGTCTTCGCACCGCAAGAGCGCAACGGACGATTAATCTGCTGGTGGGCCTGGTCATGTGGATTATCGCCTTCCAGCTGGCGCGCGAAGGGATACATCATCTGTCCGCGCTCGGCCTCTAA
- the mscS gene encoding Small-conductance mechanosensitive channel, translating into MDDLHVIDSINNAGGWLVRNQALLISYAVNIVAAIAIIIVGMIVARAISNALNRVMVARHIDATVADFLSALVRYGIIAFTLIAALGRVGVQTASVIAVLGAAGLAVGLALQGSLSNLAAGVLLVTFRPFRAGEYVDLGGVAGSVLQVQIFSTTLRTPDGRIVVVPNGKIIAGNIINFSREPVRRNEFIIGVSYDADIDKVRALLTEIIQSEDRILKDREMTVRMNELGASSVNFVIRVWSKSSDLQEVYWDVLARIKKTLDANGIGIPYPQMDVHYKPVNNAAEEKAQPPQSAIITQPDAPKEKPADGQ; encoded by the coding sequence ATGGATGATTTACACGTAATAGACAGCATCAATAACGCCGGCGGCTGGCTGGTGCGTAACCAGGCGCTGCTTATCAGCTATGCCGTCAATATTGTGGCGGCCATCGCCATTATTATCGTCGGGATGATTGTGGCGCGCGCCATTTCCAATGCGCTAAACCGCGTCATGGTCGCCCGTCATATCGACGCCACCGTGGCCGATTTCCTGTCAGCCCTGGTGCGCTATGGGATCATCGCTTTTACGCTGATTGCCGCGCTGGGCCGCGTCGGCGTGCAGACGGCGTCCGTCATCGCGGTACTCGGTGCCGCCGGTCTGGCCGTCGGTCTGGCTCTGCAGGGGTCGCTCTCAAATCTTGCGGCGGGCGTACTGCTGGTCACTTTCCGTCCGTTCCGCGCCGGTGAATATGTCGATCTCGGCGGCGTCGCCGGTTCCGTGCTGCAGGTTCAGATCTTCTCCACCACGCTGCGCACGCCGGATGGACGTATTGTCGTGGTGCCGAACGGGAAAATCATCGCGGGCAACATTATCAACTTTTCGCGCGAACCGGTACGCCGTAACGAATTTATCATCGGCGTCTCTTACGATGCGGATATTGATAAAGTGCGCGCGCTGCTGACGGAGATTATTCAGTCCGAAGACCGCATCCTGAAAGATCGTGAAATGACCGTGCGTATGAACGAGCTGGGCGCGTCGTCCGTGAACTTCGTGATCCGCGTCTGGAGCAAGAGCAGCGATCTGCAGGAAGTTTACTGGGACGTGCTGGCGCGTATCAAGAAAACGCTGGACGCCAACGGCATCGGTATTCCTTACCCGCAGATGGATGTGCATTACAAGCCGGTCAACAACGCGGCTGAAGAAAAAGCACAGCCGCCGCAGTCTGCCATTATTACGCAGCCTGATGCGCCAAAGGAAAAACCGGCCGACGGCCAGTAA
- the fbaA gene encoding Fructose-bisphosphate aldolase class 2 codes for MSKIFDFVKPGVITGDDVQKVFQVAKENNFALPAVNCVGTDSINAVLETAAKVKAPVIVQFSNGGAAFIAGKGFKGEGQQAAILGAISGAHHVHQMAEHYGVPVILHTDHCAKKLLPWIDGLLDAGEKHFAATGKPLFSSHMIDLSEESLEENIEICSKYLERMSKMGMTLEIELGCTGGEEDGVDNSHMDASALYTQPEDVDYAYTKLNAISHRFTIAASFGNVHGVYKPGNVKLTPTILRDSQEYVCKKHNLPHNSLNFVFHGGSGSSAQEIKDSVSYGVIKMNIDTDTQWATWEGILKYYKENEAYLQGQLGNPKGEDQPNKKYYDPRVWLRAAQASMVTRLEQAFKELNAVDVL; via the coding sequence ATGTCTAAAATTTTTGATTTCGTAAAACCGGGCGTCATCACTGGCGACGACGTACAGAAAGTATTCCAGGTAGCTAAAGAGAACAACTTTGCGCTGCCGGCAGTTAACTGCGTGGGTACCGATTCCATTAACGCCGTTCTGGAAACCGCTGCGAAAGTAAAAGCGCCGGTTATCGTTCAGTTCTCTAACGGCGGCGCCGCGTTTATCGCAGGCAAAGGCTTCAAAGGCGAAGGCCAGCAGGCAGCCATTCTGGGCGCTATCTCCGGCGCGCATCACGTTCACCAGATGGCTGAACACTACGGCGTGCCGGTTATCCTGCACACTGACCACTGCGCGAAGAAACTGCTGCCGTGGATCGACGGTCTGCTGGACGCGGGTGAAAAACACTTTGCCGCTACCGGCAAACCGCTGTTCTCTTCTCACATGATCGACCTGTCTGAAGAGTCTCTGGAAGAGAACATTGAAATCTGCTCCAAATACCTGGAGCGCATGTCCAAAATGGGCATGACTCTGGAAATCGAACTGGGCTGCACCGGCGGTGAAGAAGATGGCGTGGACAACAGCCATATGGACGCTTCCGCACTCTACACCCAGCCGGAAGACGTTGACTACGCGTACACCAAACTGAACGCGATCAGCCACCGTTTCACCATCGCGGCGTCCTTCGGTAACGTACACGGCGTTTACAAGCCGGGTAACGTGAAACTGACCCCGACCATCCTGCGCGACTCTCAGGAATATGTTTGTAAGAAACATAACCTGCCGCACAACAGCCTGAACTTCGTGTTCCACGGCGGTTCCGGTTCTTCTGCTCAGGAAATCAAAGATTCCGTCAGCTACGGCGTTATCAAAATGAACATCGATACCGACACCCAGTGGGCAACCTGGGAAGGTATCCTGAAGTACTACAAAGAAAACGAAGCTTACCTGCAGGGTCAGCTGGGCAACCCGAAAGGCGAAGATCAGCCGAACAAGAAATACTACGATCCGCGCGTGTGGCTGCGCGCTGCGCAGGCGAGCATGGTGACTCGTCTGGAGCAGGCGTTCAAAGAGCTGAACGCGGTAGACGTACTGTAA